The Vidua macroura isolate BioBank_ID:100142 chromosome 27, ASM2450914v1, whole genome shotgun sequence genome includes a window with the following:
- the SP6 gene encoding transcription factor Sp6, which produces MLTAVCGSLGSQPSDAPRASPTHLDLQPLQPFQPHGPAAPGAPDFASPLPPPELPLPGPDDAAFAAAGAYDPHGPPRLELPPDGPAAPGAYAKLLPAAPDMAHPYEPWFRPPHPGAPGEEGGGVNWWELHAGASWMELPPGQGGGLQVPAHPGLPAGLGGYGGGEHQLCAPPAHLLPPPAQHLLAAEGVKALEGPPEPRGPEGEGGGRPKGARRAVPRGGGQAACRCPNCQEAERGGPCPEGVKRKHLHNCHIPGCGKAYAKTSHLKAHLRWHSGDRPFVCNWLFCGKRFTRSDELQRHLQTHTGAKKFSCPVCGRVFMRSDHLGKHMKTHDGGKDGAEPEGKGAGDPSAAKGGKREPEGGTAAPTN; this is translated from the coding sequence aTGCTGACGGCGGTCTGCGGCTCCCTGGGATCCCAGCCCTCGGACGCGCCCCGCGCCTCCCCGACCCACCTGGACCTGCAGCcgctccagcccttccagccccacggccccgccgcgccggggGCCCCCGACTTCGCCTCGCCGCTGCCCCCGCCCGAGCTGCCGCTGCCGGGGCCCGACGACGCCGCCTTCGCCGCCGCCGGCGCCTACGATCCCCATGGCCCCCCGAGGTTAGAGCTGCCCCCCgacggccccgccgcccccggagCCTACGCCAAGCTGCTGCCGGCCGCCCCGGACATGGCGCATCCCTACGAGCCCTGGTTTCGGCCTCCGCACCCCGGAGCCCCCGGCGAGGAGGGCGGAGGTGTCAACTGGTGGGAGCTGCACGCCGGAGCCAGCTGGATGGAGCTGCCCCCCGGGCAGGGCGGGGGGCTGCAGGTGCCCGCGCACCCCGGGCTGCCCGCGGGCCTGGGCGGGTACGGCGGGGGCGAGCACCAGCTCTGCGCGCCCCCCGCCCACCTGCTGCCCCCGCCGGCGCAGCATCTGCTGGCGGCCGAGGGGGTGAAGGCGCTGGAGGGGCCCCCGGAGCCGCGGGGGCCGGAGGGGGAGGGCGGGGGGCGGCCCAAGGGGGCCCGGCGGGCCGTGCCCAGGGGCGGGGGGCAGGCGGCGTGCCGCTGCCCCAACTGCCAGGAGGCGGAGAGGGGGGGTCCGTGCCCCGAGGGGGTGAAGCGCAAGCACCTGCACAACTGCCACATTCCCGGCTGCGGGAAGGCGTACGCCAAGACCTCCCACCTGAAAGCCCACCTGCGCTGGCACAGCGGCGACCGGCCCTTCGTGTGCAACTGGCTCTTCTGCGGCAAGCGCTTCACCCGCTCCGACGAGCTCCAGCGGCACCTCCAGACCCACACGGGCGCCAAGAAATTCTCCTGCCCCGTCTGCGGCCGCGTCTTCATGCGCAGCGACCACCTGGGCAAGCACATGAAGACGCACGACGGGGGCAAGGACGGGGCCGAGCCCGAGGGCAAAGGCGCCGGGGACCCGTCGGCCGCCAAGGGAGGCAAGAGGGAGCCGGAGGGGGGCACGGCCGCCCCCACAAACTGA
- the LOC128819653 gene encoding basic proline-rich protein-like, translated as MATPRPCPGCVPRVALGLTWSLKLGGHQGPHGGVTWGVPPCPGTPQLRTERSHPPRSPGNRDPPSTDRGRDPLPHSAGNRDPAGASRPHGPAAASAPPPLPGPAPARPVHPRPCDGGARWPEAARRQRRGPAPAPGPAWAGGRFPKEPGDEGPEFPPVDQGRRTRVCPVGQSRAWAAPPCAFPQLRGRHRRGWRPPRHPRAPVGSTGVGSTGVGSTPPGPRYADGPAGQRPARGGTLPARGVQDGTLVGGSAGPSPCHPHNRQPPDAVPVLRSFGEPRPGWGGPLSPSPPGSEPGGDSSLRLNPESRRGRGTSPAHPWGAPGAAPHSLRLPKRPEPPQMLLEPGSAAEVPLIPNWFELVLAGGQRRGDPRVP; from the exons ATGGCAACCCCTCGTCCCTGTCCTGGATGTGTCCCCAGGGTTGCTCTGGGGCTGACGTGGTCTCTGAAACTTGGGGGACATCAGGGACCCCATGGCGGGGTGACCTGGGGGGTACCCCCCTGCCCCGGGACCCCGCAGCTCCGCACCGAGCGGAGCCACCCCCCTCGCAGCCCCGGTAACCGGGACCCTCCCAGCACCGACCGCGGACGGGACCCCCTCCCTCACAGCGCCGGTAACCGGGACCCCGCGGGGGCCTCCCGTCCCCACGGACCTGCCGCCGCTTCCGCACCTCCGCCGCTGcccgggcccgccccggcccgccctGTCCATCCCCGGCCGTGCGACGGCGGCGCCCGGTGGCCGGAGGCCGcacggcggcagcggcggggaccggcaccggcaccgggacccgcGTGGGCCGGGGGGAGGTTCCCAAAAGAGCCCGGGGACGAGGGTCCCGAATTTCCTCCCGTGGATCAGGGACGGCGGACCCGGGTGTGTCCCGTGGGTCAGAGCCGCGCGTGGGCAGCACCCCCGTGCGCATTCCCACAGCTCCGTGGGCGGCACCGGCGGGGGTGGCGCCCCCCTAGACACCCCCGCGCCCCCGTGGGCAGCACCGGCGTGGGCAGCACCGGCGTGGGCAGcaccccgcccggcccgcggTATGCGGACGGACCTGCCGGGCAGCGCCCTGCCCGCGGGGGGACCCTCCCGGCCCGGGGGGTGCAGGATGGGACCCTCGTGGGGGGCTCGGCTGGTCCCAGCCCGTGTCACCCCCACAACCGGCAGCCCCCGGACGCTGTCCCCGTCCTGAGAAGCTTTGGAGAGccgaggccaggctgggggggaCCCCTGAGCCCCTCG CCCCCCGGCTCTGAGCCAGGCGGGGACAGCTCGCTGAGGCTGAACCCCGAGTCCCGGCGTGGCCGTGGGACCTCCCCAGCCCACCCGTGGGGTGCCCCTGGTGCAGCCCCCCACAGTCTGCGGCTCCCCAAAAGGCCGGAGCCCCCCCAGATGCTGCTGGAGCCGGGCTCGGCCGCTGAAGTCCCGTTG atTCCCAACTGGTTTGAACTGGTGTTGGCTggggggcagcgccggggggACCCCCGGGTGCCTTGA